A region of the Wenzhouxiangella sp. XN24 genome:
CACACTAAGGCCCATATGTTACAGAACTATTACAGGGATGACAGTGTTACAAGGAGCCATCAGGCGCCATAATCGGCAAGCCCCCACGGGCCGCGACCGGACCGGGACCGGACCGCGCGAGCCGGCCATCGCCTCGCCGCGAAAAAAGAACGAGGCCGCAGATCCAGCACCCGTGCACGAGCCTGTCCGGGGCCGACGTTGACCGTGAAGAAGGATGAATTAGTTGTCACAAGTTGTTGAATTAACAAAGGAGCTGGTCGCCAGGGCCTCGGTGACGCCGGACGATGCCGGCTGCCAGGAGCTGATGATCGCACGGCTCGAAGCGGTGGGTTTCAGCGTAGAGAGGATGCGTTTCGGCGAGGTGGACAACTTCTGGGCGCGCCGCGGCACGACGGGTCCGCTGCTGTGTTTCGCCGGCCACACGGACGTCGTGCCGTCCGGCCCCGAGACCGCCTGGACCTCTCCGCCCTTCGCCCCCACCGAGCGGGACGGCTGCCTTTGGGGCCGGGGCACGGCCGACATGAAAGCCAGCCTCGCGGCGATGGTCGTGGCCTGCGAGGAGTTCCTCGCCGCGCACCCCGACCCGGCAGGCTCGATCGCCTTTTTGATCACCAGCGATGAAGAAGGCCCGGCGCAGGACGGCACCCGCGCCGTCATCGAGACGCTCGAGGCGCGCGGCGAGAAGATCGACTGGTGCCTCGTCGGCGAGCCCTCCAGCAAAGAGCGGCTCGGCGACATGCTGCGGACCGGGCGGCGCGGCTCCCTGTCCGGCGACCTGGTCGTCACCGGCATACAGGGCCACGTCGCTTATCCCGAGACGGCCGTGAACCCGCTGCACAAGCTCGCGCCCGTGCTCGCCGAGCTGGTTTCCCTCGAGTGGGACGCCGGCAACGACGCGTTCCCCCCCACCAGTTTCCAGCTCACCAACCTGCATGCCGGCACCGGCTTTCGCAACGTCACGCCCGGCTCCGCCGAGCTGAAATTCAATATCCGCTACTCCACCGAGCAGACTTTCGAAGGCCTGCAGGCGCGGATCCACGAAGTGCTGGACCGCCACGGCCTGGATTACCGGGTCCAGTGGCGCGATGCCGGGCGGCCTTTCCTGACCCGGCCGGGCGTGTTCCTCGATGCGGTTCGTGCGGTCGTCCGCGAGGTGACCGGCATCGACCCCGAGCTGTCGACGGGCGGCGGCACCTCGGACGGGCGGTTCATCGCCCCCACGGGCGCCGCCGTCGTGGAACTCGGGCCGGTCAATGCGAGCATCCACAAGATCGACGAGCATGTGCGGATTGCGGACCTCGAGCCGCTGAAGGACCTTTACCTGGCGCTGCTCCGGAAGCTGCTCTAGCGGCGGTTCGCCGGGCCCTGCCGGCTCGCGTGTCTGCCGGCCTGGCGGTCCGCTGGGCCAACTGGTCGACCGCAGGCGCGCGGCGCCACAGGCCGGCCTGCGCTCAGACAAGGAAAAACTCGCTCGGCCGGCCTGTGACACCCCCCGCCCGCTGCCCGGATCGCCAGGGAGACGCCGACGGTCGCCCAGCCGACGCCGTAGCGGAACCGGGGCGTCATGGGCGCACTGCGCGAGCTCAGATTTCGCCGAGCGAAGGGCGCCCGTGATGACCCGGATCCGCGGTCGACCGGAACGAAGGCGCTAAGTGACGACCCGGATCCGCGGTCGAACCGAAACGAAGGCGGATCGAACGTCAGCTGCAGCGATTTGCTAGCTCAAATCTATACCGCACTCGACCATGATGGATTGTGTAAGGAAGCAACCCTTCATGGTGAAGCCTTCCCGTAACAATGCCCGGGCCGATATCAAGGTTTGCAGCAAATCGCATAATGGCGTCACGCGAAAAGTCGCCGGCAAGAACGAATTTCTGGAACTCTGCAGGAGGGATAAGAGTGACCTGTGCAAACTTGTCAGCTTCTTCTTCTTGCTTGCGTCTGCCTGGATGGTGACTTCCGTCTTCCAAAAACGTCGATCGCTTGTCATGCAACAAAATATGTCCAAGCTCGTGGAATAGACTGAACCAGAAAATATCCGCCCAACTTCCTCGAAGAGACATCATAACTACGGCTCTATCCTTCCCGGACCAAAAGGTGGCGCCGTTCGTATAAGTCTTCGGAAAGTGAGGGATGACGATCAAGGACACCCCGCACTCGCATAGAAGCGATCTAAGCTCGCTGAAGAACTCACTCGGGTCGTTGCGCTTTGTCAGCTTTCTAATTTCTGGCAGCGCCTGCTCGAGTCGCTTCTTCGAATACTCTGCACAGCCATCCCGCTTTGAGAGCACCGTACCAGCACGCAACCAAGCCGCTAATGCTTCATGGTTGAGCCCGTCCTTCGAACCCTGCCGAAAGGCCGGACTGTAATCTCTAGTACCTTGGAGGTTGAAAAGAGAAGAAACTCCGAAAAACGAACGGAGATTTTCCACCCGCTCGATCTTTGAATTGGTTTTTTCAACAAGGCCCAGCTTGGCAAGAAGAGCGTAAGGAAATTTCGGAACCAGAACTTCTTCCTTTTTCGCCTCCTTCCTGTCATTCAAGTTCGCTTGAATCAGGCGAAAATCCGCTTCAAGGCGAGACCAGATGTGCGCCGGAACTCCTACAACTTTCTCGAGCTGTATAGACGTTTCAGGCGTAATGGCCTTCTCCCCACGAATGATTTCGTTAATGGCCTGCGCGGGCCTTCCCATACGACGCGCCAGCTCGGCCTGATTCAGCTCTAAATCTGCAAGCACCTCCTCGAGGTACTCACCAGGAGGAATGGCCAAGTCAGACATGAAATGCGTTTCAGTCATCATAGTGTTTGCTCACTTCCTCAATCATGACGATGTTCATCATGTCGCCTTCGAGAGTAAAAATAAGGCGATAAAAACCAGTCAAATTTACGGCGTACTGACCACGTCTCTTGCCCTTCAGCTCATGGCATCGAAGTCCCGGTAGGCACTCAACCTCTTCAAAGGTGTTAGCTGCTTTGATCAGGTTGATCCGCTGGATGTACTTTCGAGCGACATCCTTCCCGAAGGCCTTAACCGCGTGCTTTGACTCTACAAAGCACTTCGCGAGTTTCTTGGTTCGAAACCTGATCTCCACCGTCTTTGATCCGGTCCTGCATGCTGTCCGCCGGAATATTCACCCCATGGGTGAAGACTTTAGCACAAAGGCGCTCCGAAGTTAGGACAACATTCGGGATTGGAGCGCTAACGCGCTCATCGACCGCACTCAACTGCACTCAACCGCAACGGAGACGCGAATCGACCACGGCCGCGCGCCGCCACAGGCCGGCCTGCGCTCAGACAAGGAAAAACTCGCTCGGCCGGCCTGTGACACCCCCCGCCCGCTGCCGGGATCGCCAGGGACATGCCGACGGTCGCCCTGTCGATGCCGCAGCGGAGCCGGGGCGTCATGGGCGCACTGAGCGAGCTCAGATTTCGCCGAGCGAAGGGCGCCCGTGACGACCCGGAGCCGCGGTCCATCGGAACCAAGGCGCTAAGTGATGACCCGGATCCGCGGTCGAACCGAAACGAAGGCGGATCGACCGCGGCGTCACGGCGCTGAAAAATCCGAATCCTTGGATCAAAAGCCCAGAAACAACATATCCAGCGCCGTGGAGATTTCGTCCTGCTTCTCAGCAAGGCTGCCAACTCGAGAGCGCAATTCGCCTGCGGGAACAGCAGCCATGTACTGCGTTGCCATTACCAGCTCCTGACCCTCGATGCGAAATACAGGATTCAGCCGCTGGGCAGGGGACGGCGCGGAAGATTGGGGCAACAAGGGCACGACAACTCGCGTATTCAAGCCGCTGAGAAGGTCTGACTGAACGTCCAGCAGATAGCCGGCCTCATCCTCGTTTTTGAAGATGTCAAAACGGGCCATCAGAATTGACGGTGGCGAGCCAGGGGCAAGCCATTCGCTTCAACGTACGAGTTAGAGCTTGCCAGTGCTGTGGCATTCTCCTTGAGCCACCTCTCCTGCTTGTGCAGTCTCACGGCCTCGGCGATACCCGCCTCCGCGGCCCGCGACACATTGATTCCAAGGGCTTTCGCCTCTTTGAGAAGCGCACTATCCAGCGACAGGTTGGTCGGCTTTCGGGTGGATTTGTCAGCTTCAGTAGCCCGCATGGTCTAGTCCTTGCTCACCATCATGCGCCTATCCTATGCCCACATGAAATGCCCATCAAGCATGCATGGCGAGCTCATGCCTCACGCAGGCGAATGCTCCAATTCAGTCGCCTGAAGAACGAAACAAAGTCGCTGGTCGACCACGCTCGCGCGAGCCAAACCCGCCTCGACGACGCGGATCGACCGCAGCGGCCCGAGCCACGCCTGCCCTGCCGACGCCGCAGCGGAACCGGGGCGTCATGGGCGCACTGAGCGAGCTCAGATTTCGCCGAGCGAAGGGCGCCCGTGATGACCCGGAGCCGCGATCGACCGTGATGACCCGGATCCGCGGTCGACCGGAACGAAGGCGCTAAGTGACGACCCGGATCCGCGGTCGACCCTGACGGGCCGAGCCGTCGATCAGCGCCCGACCGCCCGAAAGTTGTTCCAGAGCGCGACCAGCGCCAGCGGCGTGAGGATGATGAGCATCCACCCGGCCATGCTCAGGCCGAGAAACGTCCAGTCGATCTTCGCGCAGTCGCCCGAACCCTCGAGCACCATGCCGATCGCCTCCCAGAACGGGAACACGTCCATGATGAAGTCCAGCCCGGGCCCGCACTCGGGCACCTCGTCCGCCGGCAGGCCCTGCAACCAGACCTGGCGCCAGGCGAAGCCGATGCCCGCCGCCGCGGTGACGGCCGCAAGAACGCCGTAGACCCGCGCGCCGCTGCGTCCGGGGTTGTGCGCATAGGCGGCCAGCAGGACGAAGCCGAGCGCAAGCACGGCCACCCGCTGGAATACGCACAACGGACACGGTTCCAGCCCGAGCACGTGCTCGGCATACATGGCATAGCCCAGCAGCCCGCCGCAGAGCAGCGCGCCGGCCCCGTTCACCATGCGGCGATCGAGGCCGCGCAATCCCGTTCTCTCAACCATTCCTGACCTGTCGCTCCGCGTCTTCGAGGCTCACATGGCGGATGTCCTTGCCGCGCACCATGTACACCACATACTCACAGATATTCTTGCCGTGATCGCCGATGCGTTCGAGCGCCCGCGCCACCCACAGCATGTCCAGCACCCGGTGAATGCTACCCGGATTCTCGGTCATGAGGGCGATCGCCTGGCGCGACACGGCTTCGTACTCCCGGTCCACCGCCTGGTCCTGGCGCACGACACGCATCGCTTCCTCCGGGTCCATGCGCGCGAAAGCATCCAGGGCACGATGCAACATGCCGCCCGCGAGCTCGGCCAGCTGCTGGATGGC
Encoded here:
- the dapE gene encoding succinyl-diaminopimelate desuccinylase; its protein translation is MSQVVELTKELVARASVTPDDAGCQELMIARLEAVGFSVERMRFGEVDNFWARRGTTGPLLCFAGHTDVVPSGPETAWTSPPFAPTERDGCLWGRGTADMKASLAAMVVACEEFLAAHPDPAGSIAFLITSDEEGPAQDGTRAVIETLEARGEKIDWCLVGEPSSKERLGDMLRTGRRGSLSGDLVVTGIQGHVAYPETAVNPLHKLAPVLAELVSLEWDAGNDAFPPTSFQLTNLHAGTGFRNVTPGSAELKFNIRYSTEQTFEGLQARIHEVLDRHGLDYRVQWRDAGRPFLTRPGVFLDAVRAVVREVTGIDPELSTGGGTSDGRFIAPTGAAVVELGPVNASIHKIDEHVRIADLEPLKDLYLALLRKLL
- a CDS encoding HigA family addiction module antitoxin; its protein translation is MMTETHFMSDLAIPPGEYLEEVLADLELNQAELARRMGRPAQAINEIIRGEKAITPETSIQLEKVVGVPAHIWSRLEADFRLIQANLNDRKEAKKEEVLVPKFPYALLAKLGLVEKTNSKIERVENLRSFFGVSSLFNLQGTRDYSPAFRQGSKDGLNHEALAAWLRAGTVLSKRDGCAEYSKKRLEQALPEIRKLTKRNDPSEFFSELRSLLCECGVSLIVIPHFPKTYTNGATFWSGKDRAVVMMSLRGSWADIFWFSLFHELGHILLHDKRSTFLEDGSHHPGRRKQEEEADKFAQVTLIPPAEFQKFVLAGDFSRDAIMRFAANLDIGPGIVTGRLHHEGLLPYTIHHGRVRYRFELANRCS
- a CDS encoding type II toxin-antitoxin system RelE/ParE family toxin; amino-acid sequence: MEIRFRTKKLAKCFVESKHAVKAFGKDVARKYIQRINLIKAANTFEEVECLPGLRCHELKGKRRGQYAVNLTGFYRLIFTLEGDMMNIVMIEEVSKHYDD
- a CDS encoding CcdB family protein — its product is MARFDIFKNEDEAGYLLDVQSDLLSGLNTRVVVPLLPQSSAPSPAQRLNPVFRIEGQELVMATQYMAAVPAGELRSRVGSLAEKQDEISTALDMLFLGF
- a CDS encoding type II toxin-antitoxin system CcdA family antitoxin, with amino-acid sequence MRATEADKSTRKPTNLSLDSALLKEAKALGINVSRAAEAGIAEAVRLHKQERWLKENATALASSNSYVEANGLPLARHRQF
- a CDS encoding disulfide bond formation protein B, with amino-acid sequence MVERTGLRGLDRRMVNGAGALLCGGLLGYAMYAEHVLGLEPCPLCVFQRVAVLALGFVLLAAYAHNPGRSGARVYGVLAAVTAAAGIGFAWRQVWLQGLPADEVPECGPGLDFIMDVFPFWEAIGMVLEGSGDCAKIDWTFLGLSMAGWMLIILTPLALVALWNNFRAVGR